The Diceros bicornis minor isolate mBicDic1 chromosome 26, mDicBic1.mat.cur, whole genome shotgun sequence sequence TTTGGAATGCAGTAGGAGTTAGGGTCAGTAGCTGATGTTATCATGTCATTTCTAAGCCTTACCACCAAGATGTTGCCTATATATGTCCAACTCAGGTTATTAACAAAAAAATAAGAGCACTCTAACATTTGAAAATATCCACTTACTTTAGAGCCTGTTGTTGATATTAAAAGAAGCCCTCTTAATTAGAAAGGATTTTACAAACTCATTTCCATCAAACATGGGAAATTTGTATGCAGAGCTTTATACAAGAAACTCCCTTAGAATTTTTTGATATGGTCGTTTTCATCTGCAGATCTCTTAGTGGAACATGATGTCAGTTCTCATAATTAACaatagtggggccggcccctgtggcttagcggttaagtgcgcgcactccgctactggcggcccgggttcagatcctgggtgtgcaccgacgcactgctgctccggccatgctgagaccgcgtcccacatacagcaactagaaggatgtgcaactatgacatacagctatctgctggggctttgggggaaaaaaagggggaggaggactggcaatagatgttagctcagagccagtcttcctcacaaaaaaaattaaaaaaaaaaaatagtaatactaCCAGCAGCTAATATTTTGACAGCCTCCTGTATGCCAGGCATTTTGCACACTTATAAGTAAAATGTAAGTTAATCTCTGCAGCAGCCGTATTAGGTAGATGCCATTATTAGTACGTTTTTCAGGGGGGAAAGCTGAAGCACAAAGAGAtttagtaacttgcctaaggcagCACAGGGCCGGGATTTGGACCCAAGCTGACTGACTCCTGGGTGCCACTCGCAACCACCACACTCTTCTGCCAGGTGGGGTTTTAGAGTGGAGCCAAGTACAATTTGTAGATACATGGATCCTTGGTAGGACTCAGAAGCTTCTAGATCTTACAGCTCAGCTAATTGTAAGTGAGGCAGAGAAGAGCAGGTGGGAATTAAGTTTACTAGTCTAGTGGACAGTGCTGACTGCCAGATAATAGGGAGGGTCTGTGTCATTACTGCATCCTAGGGCCAACCTCCGTATTCTGACAAGGGCCCTGCAGCCTGCCTCTCATAAAACAACAGGCCCGCTTTCTGCCAAGTGGCCCTTGTGTGTAGGACGTACACCTGATTGGATATGAGTGCAgtcaaagggaagaaaaatagagTCTGGCCCAGTGAGCTCTCTCTCAATCAGTAAAAGTCATCTTGCCATGTTCGGTCACTAAGTTGATCCAATACAAAAATCTTAAACGgaacaaaaaaaattttgtatagaATAAAATGTACTTGAAGAGAAGAGTATATAAGGTGAGTGATAGAGGGAGGAGGCCTGTAAAGCCACCTCAGTGGGTATTGCTTCCAGGGATATAGGAGGGACAGAAATGGAGGAGCAGAGCAGGCCAGAGGGGAGATGTGTCGTACACATGCCGCCTCTGAACAAAGGAGCTGCTGCTCAGCCTCAGCCAATTGTGGCGGTAAGGGAAGGCAGGCCCGGTGTTGCCATGTCTTCAGGTTCTTCCAGAAAAGCTGCAAATCCAGATTTTCTTGTAAAAAGTCCCATTTTTGTTCACCTgtcttctctgaacttcagttgcTTCGTCTGTGAAAAGGAATGAACCCTCTCAAGCTCATAGGATTGTTGCGAAGATTGAAAGGCATAGGTATTTCAGGTGTCCATCAGAGTGCTTAGTGGTCTCCCTCAAGTCCAGGGTTGGGTAAAGATGTCTACTTAGAAGGCCTCAATGCCCAAGGATGGAGGTTGTGGCAAGGGATGAGTACATCTGTTTGCAGTGGAGAATGGGGAAGGCTGGCCTGTGTCCACCTGCATATGTTGTGGGAAGCTCCCAGCCCTCCTTCCTACAAGCTAGTTTCCCATCTCTTTGTATCCCCCACTTACAAGTCCATGCCCTCAGGCTCAAACACATTGGGAGTCCTTTGCCCACTGTATCTGTCCTTTCCTGTATGAGGCCTTCCCAGTTGTTTGGTTCTAAAACAGTTCTTTGTGATCCCCGTTGAACTTAACGCGTGCTGCTCTCAGTATGAGGTATAGTCTAAATCAAGAGTTGGGaaactttctgtaaaggaccagatggtaaatattttacacTTTGCAGGATGTATGGTTTCAGTCACAGCAACTTGATTCTGCCATTGTGTcatgaaaacagccatagacagtctgtaaatgaatgggcacagctggattccaataaaactttatctatagaaacagagagtgcaAGCCCACAGACCACAGTTAACTGATCCTTAGTCTAAATCAGTGTTTTTCATACTGATTGCTGTCTGCTTTTGCACTGGATTTTGAGCCTAGAACCATGACTTTCTGGGTCACTGTTGTATCCCCCATGCCTCctgtagtgcctggcacagagtaggtagcCAGTAAGCATTTGTTGTACAAATGAAGGTCTAGCTGATTCTGGAGACTTCACTGACTCTCCCTAGCCTAAGGaggcctctccctctgccttgcatCCCCAGCTCTCTGTCTCCAACCTGCAGTTCAAATCTTTTATTTATAGTCTGATGACCACCTGTGAACTCACTACCCAACCTAAGAGCTAGAATATCAACAGTAACCTCTGAACTTTCCACACAAGATTTCCtgctttttttaatagttttaccaTTTAGATATATATTTACCTAAACACCGTATTGTTTAGTTTTAGTTGTTTTAGAGCTTTATGAAAAGTACATTGTGCTGTGTGAGTTGTCATGGCTTACTTTTTCATGCAAGATTATAACACTAGGATTCACCCATTTTGATGTGAGTAGTTATAGTCCACTGGATTTTCGCTGCTGTCTAATATGCTGCTGAGTGAATGTACCAgaatttatttatgcattctcctgttgatgagcATTTGCATTATTCccagttttttgctattatgaacaatgctgcaaagAATGTTTCTGGTTCATGTCTCTTGGTGTGCATGGGTACATAGTTCTCTTGGGTACATACTGAGGAACTGCTAAGTCTAGGTACTTCTGACCCCATTGTACAGCTGTGTCTATCCAGAACTTACCTTACTAGACTGAGCTCCCAAGAGCAGTGACCCAAGGTGAATCAGCCATTTCAATGCCAGGGTCTGCTAGGCCCCACAGCCCCCAAAGCTCTTCCTTGTTCTCACCAGTGCCTCTCTCCCCCAGATTCAACTGGCATGCTGGGCCGCATCGTCTTTGCCTGGTGGAAGGGGTGAGTTTGTCTTCCCAGTCAGCAGACTTCCAGCTACTCTCCCCAGACAGGTCATGTCTGTTTCAGTCCTGGCTGTATTTTCAGCTCCCCCTCTCTCCTACAAGTCTCCAGGGGAGGGGAGATTTAGCAATTAATATTTTCAGAGCTAAGGAGTCTTTAGTGAGTGCCCAATCCCGGTGGCTTGCCCAGAGTCACCTACCCGTGGAGCCAGAGCCTTTGCTGTGATCAGATCTGCCTTCAAGAGCACCGATTTGCCACTCTGATGCCCATCACGGAAAAACACAGAGAGCCACAAGGCTCTAAGTTTGCATGTTGAAAAAGAAGCCTGAAAGGGACAGTGCTTAATCCAAAAGGGATAACTTTACTCCAGAGGCTACTTTGGTGGCTCAGACGCTTGGTTGGACTTTGCTGAGCTGAGTAGGGAGTGGGCTTGGGCAGGTCATCAGGATCCTTGTTCCACATGGAATCACTGTCATTATTTATCTAGAAGGGATTAAGGATCTTGTGCTGCCTGCTTCCTCGAGTCAGTACTGGGCAACCTCAAGAGTGACTTAGTATCTGCCATTGTCATTGTGAAGTTCAGTGACATAGTttatgcaaagtgcttagcacattACATGGCACATAATAAGTAAACACTAGGTGCTAGTAACAGCTCTATGCCTCACAAGCTGTCTGTATGTATCAGCCTTAGAACAACTTTGTAGAGTAGGATTAAATGtgtacattttacagatgggaagcaAACCTAAAAGAGAGAAGTTACTCACCCAAATCACATAGCTTGTAACTAGTGAGATGGGATTTAAGCTTAAAGCCTGTACTTTTTCTGTAGTATCAGGCTGCTTTATTGGGTAGAGCCCTAGACCAGACCCATGTGTTCTAGTCCTGCCCTTGCCATATATTTCCTCCAGAGCTCCCCATGTGTGTCCCAGACCTCACCAAGGAATGCTCTGTTTCCCTCCGGGAGATTGCAAATTAAGAGTTAGGGCTAATGCTGCAAATTCTCAGCTGGGCTGGGGGCGGCAACATCTGCCACTGGAGTCGTGGAGAAGTGGTCCCTGGTATTTGTGCATGGGCCAGGGAGTCACTctgcctggcagaagaggcagccGTCGTCTTGTGTAATAGAAATATCCTAGGCTTGGATGTCAGAGCCTGGCTCCTTCTCTTGGCCTTTTCCCCCCACTCTCCATGTAATCTGAGGGAAGTCATATGCCCTCTCTGGGCTAGTTATCTGTAAGATGCAGGGCTTACACTAAATGTATTGGTTACCAGTCCAAAATACATGCACTTCTTGCTGGGTACCCTTCATGAGCAGGAGGAAGTAGAGGGGAGATGGCAGAGGAACCCAGGGAGACCCTCTCTCAGAAAAGGGGCAAAGGTGGGGAGCAGCCACAAGACAATCAGTTTTTTTCCTTGGTGCATTATGGGTTAGTAAGGGGGAAACACTAAGTGACCACTGAAAGTCCTCCCAGCTAATGACGGCATTTCAGGCAGCAGTGACAGTGTTGGGACAGATCTGGCTTGGGTATGGGTTTTCCTGAGACCTTTGGACCTTACCTCAGCTTAAGGATGGCCTGCACTGCCCACAGGATGTGTTTTCTCCTTAAATCCAAATTGTAAACCAACGTCTCCTCCCCAACAGGAGCAAACTGGACTGTAATGCCaagcagtggaggtgaggaggggctgggacAGAGGGGAGGAGAGTCTTCTATTATAAGGGTCTCTTACCTCTGACCTCTAACCTCTGATCCCCTCCGCCAGGCTTTTTGCTGACATCCTCAATGATGTAGCCATGTTTCTTGAGATTATGGCTCCCGTATACCCCATCTGTTTCACCATGATCGTCTGCACCAGCAACCTGGCCAAGGTACCTACCTCTGGGGCACCCCTATACCCTAGATATCTGCCTTGAGCCCTGCCTGGACCTTGTGTTCAAGGCGCTTCTAGAAGAGTAAAAAAGTTCAGGTGTGTCTACTTGGACCCAATTATATGATCTTCCTCCAGCCCAAGAGCCTCCACTGCCTCAGGTAGTCAGGCGAGGGCAGTGTCTGGAGCCGCAGTTCTGGTGAGGGAGATCTGAGCTGAGAGAGAAGTGGTGGCCCAGTGTCAACATCTTGAGACCAATCCTCTAGCTATCTTTCATCCTttccctaaaatatttattgggtgcctaCTGCAAGTTTGGCACAGAGTATGGGCCCTCTTGTCTTTGAAAGAAGGCcacacataaacaaatatttatagaattacAGCTACAGGTATTCCAGATGAGAAGTGGAGGGGGCTGCAAGAAGGTTCAGCAGCGAATCTGGCTAGTCACAGGAGGCGGGAAGGCCTCTCCTGGGGCTGGGTCTTGAAGAATAAGGTGCAGGGTGGGTGTTCTGAGCAAAAAGAACAGCGTAGGTCAAGGTCCGGTGGCCAGACAGAGCACAGACTGGACAGTGAGGCTGGCGGGGCAAGTGGGGTAAATGCGAGCTCTTCTCTGCCAGGCCCTCACCCTCATAGTTTCTTCAGGTTGGCCTCATCCAGTGGGGATGCTGAGGTCTAGCAAGGTTCAGTAAAGAGCTTAGCCTGTCTTCACCACAGGGTTAAGTACCTGGCATAGAGTAAAAACTCTTCAGAAGACAGGTAAGATCCATCTCAAAGGCCCGTCTGCCTGTTCAGAATCACTTTAGAGCGGTGTTTCTCGACAGGGCACTACTGACGTTTTAGATGCAACAGTTCTTTGTGGTGGAGGACATTTAGCTTCCCTGGCTCAGGCACTAAATGCCATGAGCAACCCTACCCCCCCGGGGCAGGAAACCCCAGAGAAAACCACTACTATAGCTGTGGACCAGGGATTGTGACCTCTGCCTAAATTCTGCACTAAACTCCACCTTtgaggcctcagtctcttcatctgtcaaATAAGGAAAGAGAACAGGGCTATAATCTTCCTTCTCCCCTTCACCCCCAACCCTCTCTGGAGTTCTAGTCTCCATGACGAGCACCTCTGTCCCACAGGTACACCAACCAGAAGCCTGGCTGTCATCCATGCCTTCTCCTCCCCCCTCACCTATCACCCTTAAATAAACCTCCATTCAGTTCTGTTATTTCCCTCCTAAATCTCTCCAATCTGTTCACTTCTTCACCTCCATGTCACCTGGTCACTCCTGACTGCTGCAAAAGCACAGTTACTTCCTAGGTAGTCCCCCTATTTCCAGTCTCACCCCTGCTCAGTCCTCAGGGCAGCCTAATAATCCTTTTAAGAGTGGAAATCAAATCAGGTCACTTTCCTGCCCTCATTGCTCTTAGTATCAAGACTTTAACACGGCTTGCAAGATTCCATGTGATCAGGTCCGAGCCAGTCACTCCAGCCTCGTTTTGCACCACATTCCTCTTACCTTTGAACAAACTCTGCCTATATAATAACTAGTTTATCATCTGTTGATTtttaagcttcatgagggcaggggttGTGTCTGAATTATATCACAGCACCTAAATCTGTGGCTGGCATCTAAGAGATGTGGTAAATATGAGATGAGTGAAGGTGATCAGTAATCCTCATCAATGAGCTTTACCATCCTAGATCTCAGAGGGGGAGATCCAGGTGCCTGGGAGGTCGGGGCCAATGGTGTGGGTTTTGAACTGGCCTGGAAGGCTTGGACAGGCCTCAACTAGGGCAGGAAGAGAGTGGagttagtcacaggcaggcaaaAGTTAAGCATAAAGTTAGAAACCAGATTGGGCCTGGGAGCTCAGCAACAGGGAGGGTACAGCCAAAGTAGAAATTGGAGGCTGGGGAAGTTGTGGGCTCAGAATGGTCTTTGGGCCTCCACCTTGGGGAAAGAAATTGAGTTTCCTTGGGGCCTGGTCCACAGGGTGGTATGGCAGGCAAAACTTTAGTTTAGTTTTCTCCTGGAACAAGACAGGAGGTGGGCCTAGTGGACGTGCAGGGTGAGAACACGACACCAAGGACGGCATTCAGGGTTTTGCTCTGTGGTGGCCTAATGCTTGGTTTTCTCAAGCTAGTGTGAGCCATTTGCTTGGCAACTGTGTTGCCACAGCTCATGGCTGCTCTGACCCTCACTCTTCCCTTTCCCCACCAGTGCATTGTAAGCGTGGCTGGCGGGGCCACCCGGGCTGCACTGACCATGCACCAGGCCCGGAGAAACAACATGGCCGATGTGTCAGCCAAGGATAGCAGTCAGGTGAGCAGCCGGTATTAGAAGGATAGTGTGGGGGAGAATGGGGGGACATCAGGCCAGGCCACAATTTGGGATTATGGAGAGAAGCACCTGAGTGCTTCTGGGGGTAGGAGTAGGAGACACGCAGGAAGAAACGTCGGTGCTGCCCCAAGCTCTGACTCTCAGGATAGGTAGTCCGATGTGAGGACACGGGCTTTGGTGGCAAGTCTAAGCTGATCATCTTAGCGCCTGCCTGCTGCCCATGTGCCTGAGAGTGAGCCCTTGCCCTGGCCCTCGCCCACTGTAGGCTAGAGCCACACCCTGGGAGGTGGGTGTTCTGATCACATGAGGCGCACATGTTAAAGCACTTGGCAAGTCAAAAAGTGCTCAGCATGTGAGGTTGCTGGGGTCACTGGGCAAAGGCCTCCACTCAGCAGTTTAGCAGGCTCTCTGGCAGCCCCTCAGCTGACCAAGGGAGCCTGCAGTAGGGGTGGGGACACCCCTAAGGCTGAATCTTACAGGTATTAGATCCCCTCCTAAGCCCCCATGCTAAGTGTTTATGTGCACTGCATCATTTAACTCTCAcaccaaccctatgaggtagatactgttgttatccctgttttacagatgggggaagtgaggcccagggaggtcagAAGTGTGACATGGTTTTCTTTGACACTGAAGCAATTTAGAAATCTCTGTTCTGTCCAGTCCTACTTTCTGGCCTTCTCTTATATTGTTTTGTTCAGTTTCTAAATAGAacttcatttgaaaaaaaattaagattcacTCCTTTCAATAATATTAACacaagctaatatttattaagtattaacCATGTGCCAAGTATTTCATTTCTGTGAACTCATTAAATCCTTACAATGGTCTTGTGCAGGAGGTATTCATTGTTgctattctacagatgaggaaataaggCATAGAGAGCTTTGGTCTCCCTGGGTACTTTTGGGCACGTCCCTTCTCTCAGGAAGTGGTTGGACTAATTCTTCCCCGTTATCTCCTCCATAGGTGGTTAGGGAGGGAGAAATAAGTACAATCCAGGCCATAGTCTGTAGGATCTCCCAGCTTCATGCCTGTTGTCTCTCACCTGCTCTAACTCCCAGCCATCCCCCCACCCTCAAGCTGTATTTTCCAAGGCCCCAGGGCTTCCTCAGTCCACAGAGACGGTAACATATCACAGGAGCAACCCAGGACGTGTGCTCAGTCCTGCAGCAGGCCCCTGCTTTCTGCTGATGTTGCTTTGTTGCCACTTAATGTGGCTGCCAGAAATGACTGTTCCCACCTAGGGGAGAGGAGGTTCCTCTGCTCCTGAGCTCCCGAGGCCCCTGATCCCCAGTTTACTGTCACACCCACAGCCTTTATTTCCATGGCCCACCCCCTTGCCAGGATGGCTGAGTAAGAAGAGCCCTCCATTCTCAGGCCCACTCTGCCAGGACCAACTCTCCTGAGGACCCCATAGTCAGGGGCACCGATCCAGACTCCTCCCTCATGATGAGTCGGGAGCAGGTGGCCTGGGGTCTTTTCCCCTAGGGTGAGCTCAGTCAGGCCATCTTGGGCCATCAGAGGGATCTAATAACACTGATTCTCAAGGGAAGAGGTTTAGATCTTATACCTTTCTTCCTGGGTGGTTCCTTGACCCCTTTGCAAAAGTGCCTGCCAGTTATTGCATACCAATGGGCTGGTGGTGATCAGCCTTTTTAAACCACCAAATAAAAGTAGTTCCACGCTCTATGGACATTCACTTGCCTGAGTGTAGGGCTACTCAGGTGACTTGCAAAATGAAGACATTCCAACAGCATTGCATCTACCTGGGCAGAAAAGCAGCTGGTATCTTAAATGACAGCTCActcaacaaaaatattaaaaatttattaggcACCCTCATCAGTGTAGGGAGCCTGGGGAGGTTCCAGAGGAGGGAGGATTGTGGTGAAAGGCACTCAAGGATATTTAGTCTAGCCTGGAGGGGAGCCTTCCAATTCCCAACCCCTCTGCCATTTTCCAGGAGACGCTGGTAAACCTGGCAGGACTCCTGGTCAGCCTCTTGATGCTTCCTCTGGTGTCAGATTCCCCTGGGTAAGCTGGGATTAAGGGCGGGGAGGAGGTGCCCAGCTAGGCCTCTGCCCCCACTGACCACCTCACTCTGTCACCCCAGCTTCAGCCTTGGTTGTTTCTTCCTCCTCACTGCCCTCCACATCTACGCCAACTACCGGGCAGTCCGAGCCCTTGTCATAGAGACCTTGAACGAGGGCCGGCTCTGGCTGGTCCTGAAGCACTTCCTTCAGAGGGGAGAGGTTCTTGGCCCCACTTCAGCCAATCAGATGGAACCACTGTGGACAGGTGACCCAATCCCTTGGTCTCAAGTTCTGTGTCTCCCAGTGTCTCCCCCTGCCTGGACATCCTGACTCCAGCTTCCCACAGGTTTCTGGCCATCTGTGTCTCTATCTTTGGGGGTCCCCCTACACTGCTTGATCTCCAGGTGAGTGGCCCAGTGTCTCCCACCTACTCACTACTCCCACTCCCCACACATGCTCATTATTCCAGTTACACACTGGCCTCTCCTAACCAGGCCCCACCTCTCTGCTCTAGGTTCTTTATCTCTACTGAACAGACTTGGGGGTCAGTATGGGTGCTTGAGGGCAGCAGATTGTATGACACAGAGTAGATATAATGGATGTATTTGTTGGATGAAGGAGGAAAGGGTGGATAAGGAAAATGGAGGACTGGatgcaggaagaaaggaaggatggatgTGGGGTGCCTGGGTCATGACTGAGGGAGAGCTGGGAAGTGGGTGAAGGACAGATGAAGGATGGTCAGTTATGGTTAACAGGTAGCTGTTCAGTTGACTGGGTGGTTGCTCCTACTTttgctttctcctcctccactgcACTCTCTTTCCTTCAGTGTCTTTGAGCTGCAACAGCTGGTTGAGGGGCACCAAGAACCCTACCTCCTTCACTGGGACCAGTCAAAAAGTAAGTGTGCCACATTCTCCCAGCCTTAGACTCGCCCTCCTGGGTTCAGCTTCTCATTCCTCCAGCTTCAGGGCCCCAAGCCCTGGACAGTTTGGAGGCTGCCTGGTGTCCTGGAGTGAGCTCTGGACAAGACTTGACACATTCAAATCATAGCTGCATGCCCCAATGAAATTCACTTTatctctctgtaaaatggaactaaCAATACCTGCCTTAATACCTGCAGTGTTTTTATGAGAATCAAAAAAGGTATGTACAAGCACTTTGTACATTGCAACACACTTACTCATAGAGTATGACCTTGGGTTATCCCTGAGGAGCCACTTTTCTCTCCATCTGGGGTCACCACTTGAGGAAACAAGTACTCGAGTTTCCTGGTCTGCTAGTTGTCTGTTAAAAGGTGCTTAttcttgggctggcctggtggcatagcgggtaagtgcacgcgctctgctgcagtggcccggggttcagatcccaggcacacaccgacgcatcgtttgtcaggccatgctgtggcggcgtcccatgtaaagtggaggaagatgggtgcggatgttagcccagggccagtcttcctcagcaaaaagaggaggatttgcggatgttagctcagggctgatcttcctcaccaaaagaaaaaaaaaaaaggtgcttaTTCTCACTAGCCATTAAAGACATGCAAAATGAACCAACCTCAGTGAGCTGCTGTGATGTTGTATTTGGAAGTTGGGCATTTCATTGTGTCCAGAGCATTGGGGAGCAACATGAGATGAAGTTGGAAAGGAAAGGGTGAGAGATGGCCTTCCATGCCAGGCCAAGGCCTCTGGGGGCAGACAGGGATGAAGCAGGGTGGCAGGGTTGAGAGTGTTTAGGGAGGTGGCCCTTCCCTGGTACCAGTCTGTCCCTGGGTCTCTCCAGACCATGTACAGGTAGTTCTGAGCCAGATGGCAGGCCCTGAGACCGTCCTGAGGGCCGCCACACACGGGCTGGTGCTTGGAGCTCTGCGGGGAGATGGGCCCCTCCCGGGAGAGCTGGAGGAACTGAGGAACCGAGTACAGGCAGGTAAGCACCTCCCAATCTAAACCAGATGACTAGAAGTggggtggaaaaaggaaggactcCCTGTTCAGCTTGGAGATCTGAGAGCTTCTGGGTCACCTCCCCCCACCAGGTCCTGAGAAAGAGAGCTGGGTCATCGTCAGGGAGATGCACCGAGTGTTGGACAAGCTATTCCCAAAGTTCTTGAAAGGTAACAACATCCTTCAGCCCTATGGCTTCTTGGCCTCTGAGGCCTTCTGCCCAGGAACCctgcctccccatccccacccctccacctggGAGGTGGAGGACTACGGTTCTCTCTGTGAGCTTaagtctgggcctcagtttccctgtctgcagGATAGGGAGGTTAGGATGGTCCCTGAGGGCTGTGTCAGTGTTGACGGTTTGTGTAATCCCAGTTGGCATTGAAGAACTGGTGGCAAGGGGAGGCTCCCAGATTACTGATGATGGTCTTTTATTTGGCACCTACTCTATTGTACCCCTTTTCCGTGTGCTAGCTCAATGAATTCTTGCTGCAACCAAATGAGGTTTTAACCTTATTTTACACCAGAGATTACCCAGGAGAAGCAAGGGGAGCCTAAGCAGTGCACAAAGCTGCGCCCGGCCTGTGCCGCTCCTCACCCCCCTCCCCAGGGGCAGCCCAGAGTCTCCTCCCCAGCAGTCCCAGCAGCACCCCCATGACCTCTCCCCAGGATTGCAGGATGCGGGCTGGAAGACTGAGAAGCACCAGCTAGAGGTGGATGAGTGGAGGGCCACATGGCTCCTGTCTCCAGAAAAGAAGTTCTCATGAGCAGCCCAGACAGAGGTCCAGGTCCCAGGACAGGAGCCTGGAGCAAGGACACTTTGGCCACAGCAGAACATGGGAAAGGCAGCTTTATTT is a genomic window containing:
- the RUSF1 gene encoding RUS family member 1; the encoded protein is MSERSERKSLAPGLDKRRLVSGFPFAKEDCPSAAAVAERKRSLATFLKWGRRKRSGMADDASLEAPLCSEQFGSGAARSCCAAADGGLQWEAWGWRWWGFSGPVTVKPEGRDGGGEGAPGTASPLLSRLLAVFLPQGFPDSVSPDYLPYQLWDSVQAFASSLSGSLATHAVLLGIGVGNAKASVSAATATWLVKDSTGMLGRIVFAWWKGSKLDCNAKQWRLFADILNDVAMFLEIMAPVYPICFTMIVCTSNLAKCIVSVAGGATRAALTMHQARRNNMADVSAKDSSQETLVNLAGLLVSLLMLPLVSDSPGFSLGCFFLLTALHIYANYRAVRALVIETLNEGRLWLVLKHFLQRGEVLGPTSANQMEPLWTGFWPSVSLSLGVPLHCLISSVFELQQLVEGHQEPYLLHWDQSKNHVQVVLSQMAGPETVLRAATHGLVLGALRGDGPLPGELEELRNRVQAGPEKESWVIVREMHRVLDKLFPKFLKGLQDAGWKTEKHQLEVDEWRATWLLSPEKKFS